The Alkalibacter rhizosphaerae genomic sequence TATGGTATAATGGGTAAGATTATAGAACTTGTATACAATATTCATACAATGTGAGGTGTTAAGTAATGGATGTGAAACATTCAACATTCAAGGGTGGGATCCATCCTCCGTATCGCAAGGAGTTGACAAAGGACAAGCCCCTGAAAGTAGCCAGAACGCCGGATCAGGTCGTGATCCCCATGTCATTGCATATTGGTGCGCCGTGTACTCCCATGGTAAAGAAAGGGGATACGGTAAAAAAAGGACAACGGATCGGAGATCCAAACGGATTTGTATCTGTACCGATCCATGCCAGCGTATCGGGTCAAGTAGTGGCAGTAGAACCGAGACTCCATCCCAACGGCCAGCAGGTGATGTCGGTGGTGATCCAGAATGATGGTTTGGAGACCCTGTCGGAAGAGGTGGTACCCAAAGGCGAACTGGATAACCTGGAACCGGCAGCGATCAAGGAGATCATCTTGAATGCCGGAATTGTCGGATTGGGTGGAGCAACCTTTCCCACCCATGTCAAATTGTCGCCGCCACCGGACAAGAAGATCGACTTTGTCGTGATCAATGCGGCAGAATGTGAGCCGTACCTGACCACAGACGACCAGCTTATGCGGGTCTATCCCGAAAAAATCATTTATGGGTTGAAAGCCATGATGAAGGTTTTGGGCGTGGACAAAGGCTTTATCGGAATCGAAGACAACAAGCCGGAAGCGTTGGAGGCCATATACCAGGCCATCGACGACAAAGGGAAAATCGAAGTATTTTCACTCCATACCAAATATCCTCAAGGTTCGGAAAAACAGTTGATCACTGCCGTTACCGGCCGTGAAGTACCTTCCGGTGGATTGCCCATGGATGCAGGTGTGGTGGTGTCCAATGTAGGTACGGCTGTTGCCGTCAGCGACGCCATCCAGCTGGGAATGCCTTTGGTGGAGCGGGTAGTCACTGTTACCGGCAGTGCCATAGCAGATCCCCAAACATTGATGGTAAAGATCGGAACTTCTGTGAATCATCTGATCGACGAGTGTGGAGGATTCAGCGAACCGCCGGCAAAGATCATCAATGGTGGACCCATGATGGGAATCGCACAATTTTCGTCGGAGATCCCCGTCATAAAAGGAACGTCCGGGATCCTTTGTCTCAATGAAAAAGATGCTCATGTGGAAGAACCGTCGGCTTGCATTCGGTGTGGAAAATGCGTCAGTGTTTGTCCAGTGAAGCTGTTGCCTTTATACCTTTCCGAATACTCCCTCCGAGGAGATTATGACACTTGCAAAAAATACCATGCACTGGATTGCGTGGAATGCGGAAGCTGCTCCTTTATATGTCCGGCAAAACGAACGTTGGTTTCGTCCATTCGAGTCGCAAAAAGGGAAATCATCGCAAGCAGCAGAAAAGGAAACTAGGGGGATAAAGGATCATGAATGAACAATTGTTAACCGTCTCATCATCGCCGCACATCCGGGCATCCCATAGTACTGCATCCATCATGCGGGATGTGGTCATTGCCCTGTTGCCTGCCATGGCGGCCGGAATCATATTTTTGGGGATCAATGCGGCAATTTTGACGTTGATTTGCATCGTCACCAGCGTATTGACCGAGTTTGTCGTACAGAGATTCATCATGAAAAGAAAAGTTACCGTCACCGATTGGAGTGCAGTGGTCACGGGAATCCTTCTTGGATTCAACTTGCCTGTGACAGCGCCCTGGTGGTTGGCTGTCATCGGATCCATATTTGCCATTGCCATCGTAAAGCAGGCCTTTGGCGGTATCGGACAGAACTTCATCAATCCGGCCTTGGCGGCAAGGGCATTTTTGCTGGCATCCTGGCCGACGAGAATGACCTCTGCAGCATTTGTTACGGATACGTACACAACGGCCACTCCTCTTGCACTTTTAAAGAGCGGAGAAGTGACAGCAGCCGGATTGCCTAGCTACATGGACTTGTTTATGGGAAACATTGGAGGATCCATTGGTGAAATTTCGGCCTTGGCCTTGTTGATCGGAGGGATCTATCTCATCGTGCGACAAGTGATCAGTTGGAGGATCCCGGTCATCTTTATTGGAACGGTCATGGTATTTACGTTTGCAGCAGGGCAAGATCCCCTGTACCACGCCATGGCTGGTGGTTTGCTGCTTGGAGCGTTTTTTATGGCAACGGACTATTCCTCTTCGCCGGTAACGGTTCGGGGCCAGATCATTTATGCTTTGGGCTGCGGGATCATTACCAGCGTCATTCGACTTTGGGGAGGATACCCGGAAGGGGTCTCCTATTCCATCTTGTTGATGAATGTGGCAACTCCGTTGATCGAACGATTCAGTATGCCTAAAATTTACGGGGAGGTGAAGGG encodes the following:
- the rsxC gene encoding electron transport complex subunit RsxC, translated to MDVKHSTFKGGIHPPYRKELTKDKPLKVARTPDQVVIPMSLHIGAPCTPMVKKGDTVKKGQRIGDPNGFVSVPIHASVSGQVVAVEPRLHPNGQQVMSVVIQNDGLETLSEEVVPKGELDNLEPAAIKEIILNAGIVGLGGATFPTHVKLSPPPDKKIDFVVINAAECEPYLTTDDQLMRVYPEKIIYGLKAMMKVLGVDKGFIGIEDNKPEALEAIYQAIDDKGKIEVFSLHTKYPQGSEKQLITAVTGREVPSGGLPMDAGVVVSNVGTAVAVSDAIQLGMPLVERVVTVTGSAIADPQTLMVKIGTSVNHLIDECGGFSEPPAKIINGGPMMGIAQFSSEIPVIKGTSGILCLNEKDAHVEEPSACIRCGKCVSVCPVKLLPLYLSEYSLRGDYDTCKKYHALDCVECGSCSFICPAKRTLVSSIRVAKREIIASSRKGN
- a CDS encoding RnfABCDGE type electron transport complex subunit D, translated to MNEQLLTVSSSPHIRASHSTASIMRDVVIALLPAMAAGIIFLGINAAILTLICIVTSVLTEFVVQRFIMKRKVTVTDWSAVVTGILLGFNLPVTAPWWLAVIGSIFAIAIVKQAFGGIGQNFINPALAARAFLLASWPTRMTSAAFVTDTYTTATPLALLKSGEVTAAGLPSYMDLFMGNIGGSIGEISALALLIGGIYLIVRQVISWRIPVIFIGTVMVFTFAAGQDPLYHAMAGGLLLGAFFMATDYSSSPVTVRGQIIYALGCGIITSVIRLWGGYPEGVSYSILLMNVATPLIERFSMPKIYGEVKGDA